In Gavia stellata isolate bGavSte3 chromosome 28, bGavSte3.hap2, whole genome shotgun sequence, a single genomic region encodes these proteins:
- the LOC104263636 gene encoding olfactory receptor 6E1-like encodes MNQTTVVEFVLLGLTSNHFLEIILFAILFVAFLLILLGNIAVITITLVDHRLYIPMSFFLRNFSLMEICFTSTFMPRTLYSLLTGAKTISLSGCFLQLSLFFTLGICTFFHVALMSFDRYMAICHPLHYATFMSNRFCLQLVLGCWVVSFFLVFSPLTIILRLPFCGPNIINHFYCDIAPLLQLSCTNTGLIEKVMLVTSVLILPGTLSVTAFSYAYIVYTVTHIQSSASRKKAFSTCSAHLIVVAILYSSSIFRYIRPSQRGGRDFDKVVSFLYCVITQLCNPYIYTLQNEQVKQALKDLVARCFVGSDDILKFRAIKQ; translated from the coding sequence ATGAATCAGACAACAGTGGTGGAGTTCGTTCTCTTGGGACTCACTAGCAATCACTTTTTGGAGATCATCCTATTTGCCATTCTTTTTGTTGCCTTCCTCCTGATCCTCCTTGGAAACATTGCTGTCATCACCATCACACTGGTGGACCACCGCCTTTACATCCCCATGTCTTTCTTTCTCAGGAATTTCTCCCTCATGGAAATCTGCTTCACATCTACCTTCATGCCGAGGACACTCTACAGCCTCCTCACAGGAGCAAAAACAATTTCCCTCTCTGGATGTTTCCTTCAGTTATCCCTCTTCTTCACCCTGGGTATCTGTACTTTCTTCCACGTAGCTCTCATGTCCTTTGACCGCTACATGGCCATCTGCCACCCTTTGCATTATGCCACCTTCATGAGCAATAGGTTTTGTCTCCAGCTGGTGCTGGGCTGCTGGGTGGTGAGTTTCTTCTTGGTGTTCTCTCCACTGACAATTATACTCCGTTTGCCATTCTGCGGGCCCAACATCATCAACCATTTCTACTGTGATATAGCACCACTGCTTCAGCTGTCCTGCACAAACACAGGCCTCATTGAGAAAGTAATGCTAGTGACAAGTGTTCTAATATTACCTGGCACCTTATCAGTAACTGCCTTTTCCTATGCCTACATTGTCTACACTGTCACACACATCCAGTCTtcagcaagcaggaaaaaagccttttccacaTGCTCTGCTCATCTCATTGTGGTTGCTATTCTGTACAGCAGCTCCATCTTCAGGTACATCCGACCAAGCCAGAGGGGTGGGAGGGATTTTGACAAAGTTGTGTCTTTCCTCTACTGTGTGATTACTCAGCTGTGTAACCCTTACATCTACACCCTTCAAAATGAACAAGTCAAACAGGCCTTGAAAGATCTAGTGGCGAGGTGTTTTGTAGGCTCTGATGATATTTTGAAATTCAGAGCCATAAAGCAGTGA